A genomic segment from Neobacillus sp. YX16 encodes:
- the rplI gene encoding 50S ribosomal protein L9 — translation MKVIFLKDVKGKGKKGEVKNVADGYAHNFLIKQGLAIEASNANISTLEGQQKKEDKRAAEELAEAKKLGEQLEKITVELSAKAGEGGRLFGSITTKQIAEELQKKHGIKIDKRKMELSDAIRTLGHTKVPVKLHHEVLATLTVHVKEVN, via the coding sequence ATGAAAGTAATTTTTCTAAAAGATGTAAAAGGAAAAGGCAAAAAAGGTGAAGTAAAGAATGTTGCGGATGGCTATGCGCATAACTTCTTAATTAAGCAAGGCCTGGCAATTGAAGCGAGTAATGCAAACATCAGCACATTGGAAGGTCAACAGAAAAAGGAAGACAAACGTGCAGCAGAAGAGCTAGCTGAAGCGAAAAAGCTAGGAGAGCAGTTAGAAAAAATTACTGTTGAGCTTTCTGCTAAAGCAGGTGAAGGCGGCCGCCTTTTTGGTTCAATTACGACAAAACAAATTGCGGAAGAACTTCAAAAGAAACATGGTATTAAAATCGATAAGCGCAAAATGGAATTATCAGATGCGATTCGTACTCTTGGACATACAAAGGTTCCAGTTAAGCTTCATCATGAAGTTTTAGCAACTTTAACCGTTCATGTAAAAGAAGTAAATTAA
- a CDS encoding DHH family phosphoesterase, translating to MPAFIEKRSIRYPFYGLIGITVVLLIVLAYYNWILSLVGLFLIIPPFYYMLVIDSRQRKEMEDYISTLSYRVKRVGEEALMEMPIGIMLINDEYSIEWTNPFLSSYFDEDTLIGRSLYEIADTLIPLIKQEVGTEIITLHERKFQVILKSEEKLLYFFDVTEQKEIEQMYHDERTVIAVIFLDNYDELTQGMDDQMRGSINNMVTSTLNKWAQDNGIFLKRISSERFIAVFNEAILLLLEKGKFTVLDEVREMTSKQNISFTLSIGVGAGTPSLPELGVLAQSSLDLALGRGGDQVAIKQPNGKVKFFGGKTNPVEKRTRVRARVISHALKDLITASDKVIIMGHKNPDMDSIGSSIGIYKVAQMNQKDAYIVLNPQEMDGAVHRLMGEIRHQEQLFSRFIGPEEALEISTEKTLLVIVDTHKPALVIEERLLNKIDNVVVIDHHRRGEEFISNPVLVYMEPYASSTAELVTEFLEYQPKRGKIEMIEATALLAGIVVDTKSFTLRTGARTFDAASYLRGQGADTILVQKFLKESVDTYIKRAKLIESVVFYRDGIAIAKGDEGDQHDQVLLAQAADTLLTMDGVAASFVIAKRNEGLIGISARSLGNVNVQVIMEKLQGGGHLTNAATQLTGISIAEAERQLKLTIEDYFEGGKKE from the coding sequence TTGCCTGCATTTATTGAAAAACGCTCGATTCGTTATCCTTTTTACGGGCTAATAGGCATTACAGTGGTGCTGCTCATTGTCCTGGCCTACTATAATTGGATACTAAGCTTAGTTGGGTTATTTCTCATTATCCCGCCATTTTACTATATGTTAGTCATTGATTCCCGCCAAAGAAAAGAGATGGAAGACTATATCTCAACCCTTTCTTACCGAGTGAAAAGGGTTGGCGAAGAAGCGCTGATGGAGATGCCGATTGGGATTATGCTCATAAATGATGAATACTCTATCGAGTGGACCAATCCTTTTCTTTCCTCCTATTTTGATGAGGATACCCTAATTGGAAGGTCACTCTACGAAATAGCTGATACGTTGATTCCGTTAATTAAACAAGAGGTTGGCACAGAAATTATTACCCTTCACGAACGGAAATTTCAGGTGATTCTTAAAAGTGAAGAGAAGCTCCTTTACTTCTTTGATGTCACCGAACAAAAAGAAATTGAACAAATGTACCACGATGAACGCACCGTTATTGCAGTTATCTTTTTAGATAATTATGATGAATTAACACAAGGTATGGATGACCAAATGCGTGGCAGTATTAACAATATGGTTACTTCAACCCTAAATAAGTGGGCCCAGGACAATGGTATTTTTCTTAAAAGAATTTCATCTGAACGATTTATTGCTGTTTTCAATGAAGCTATTCTTCTGCTTCTCGAAAAAGGAAAATTTACCGTTCTAGATGAAGTAAGAGAAATGACATCTAAGCAAAATATCTCCTTCACACTAAGTATAGGTGTAGGTGCTGGGACGCCTTCTCTGCCTGAGTTAGGTGTATTAGCGCAATCAAGTCTGGATTTAGCCTTAGGAAGAGGCGGAGATCAGGTAGCGATTAAACAGCCCAATGGTAAAGTTAAATTCTTTGGCGGTAAAACAAATCCGGTTGAAAAACGGACAAGAGTACGCGCCCGCGTTATTTCCCATGCCTTAAAGGATTTAATTACCGCAAGCGATAAGGTCATAATTATGGGTCATAAAAATCCTGATATGGATTCTATTGGGTCATCTATTGGTATTTACAAGGTTGCTCAAATGAATCAAAAGGATGCCTACATAGTCTTGAACCCCCAAGAAATGGATGGCGCTGTTCACCGGCTCATGGGAGAAATCCGCCATCAAGAGCAGTTATTTTCTCGATTTATTGGTCCAGAAGAAGCATTGGAGATTTCAACAGAAAAAACATTGCTAGTTATCGTTGATACCCATAAGCCAGCACTCGTCATTGAAGAACGACTGCTTAATAAAATAGATAATGTTGTGGTTATTGACCATCATCGCCGAGGAGAAGAATTTATTTCAAATCCAGTTCTTGTTTATATGGAGCCATATGCTTCCTCAACTGCAGAGCTTGTAACTGAATTTCTTGAATACCAGCCGAAACGCGGTAAAATAGAAATGATAGAAGCAACGGCACTGCTCGCGGGAATCGTGGTGGATACGAAAAGCTTTACTTTACGAACAGGTGCTAGAACCTTCGACGCTGCCTCCTATTTACGAGGCCAAGGAGCGGATACCATCCTCGTTCAGAAGTTTTTAAAGGAAAGCGTTGATACGTACATTAAGCGGGCTAAATTAATTGAATCGGTTGTTTTTTACCGCGATGGAATTGCCATTGCTAAAGGGGATGAAGGCGACCAACATGATCAAGTCCTTCTAGCCCAGGCAGCAGATACTCTCCTGACGATGGATGGTGTAGCAGCCTCCTTTGTGATTGCGAAACGAAATGAAGGGCTGATTGGAATTAGTGCCAGATCGCTTGGAAATGTAAATGTCCAGGTCATTATGGAAAAGCTTCAAGGCGGCGGGCACCTGACAAATGCAGCTACCCAGCTGACCGGGATTTCCATAGCAGAAGCAGAAAGACAATTAAAGCTAACAATTGAAGACTATTTTGAAGGTGGGAAAAAGGAATGA
- a CDS encoding YybS family protein, whose protein sequence is MKNVRKLTEGAILLAAFAVLLLLTIYVPLLGMVVNLFLAVPFMLFAAKNDGKSIFVFIIASLLLSFIVGSIMSLPLTLAYGTTGVVIGYLIQKQKNMGVLFIAGTLVFLVNLIIIYVSSIVLFKVDMITEMIEMMRESLNVSADLLKNFGNAQDSEKVLEQFNNGLNLIKTLIPTLFVLSSFLIVFIMQLVSFPIIKRFGVKVEKWKSFKDISLPKSIMYYFLLTLLLSMFMNPEEGTFWYMAIINMTYILQFLMVLQGYTFIFYYFDQKGISKAISITIAIVSFTIPIFLYIVGILGIIDLGFDLRKGFTKKER, encoded by the coding sequence GTGAAAAATGTTCGTAAATTAACAGAAGGTGCTATCCTTTTAGCAGCCTTTGCAGTTCTATTGTTACTTACAATCTATGTCCCGTTGCTTGGAATGGTTGTAAACCTATTCTTAGCTGTACCATTTATGCTTTTTGCAGCCAAGAATGATGGGAAAAGTATATTTGTTTTTATCATCGCCTCCCTTCTTCTATCATTCATTGTAGGAAGTATTATGTCCCTGCCATTAACGCTTGCATATGGAACAACAGGTGTCGTAATCGGGTACCTTATTCAAAAACAGAAGAATATGGGTGTTCTATTCATTGCAGGTACTCTTGTCTTTCTAGTTAATTTAATTATTATTTATGTATCAAGTATTGTTCTTTTTAAAGTAGATATGATCACTGAAATGATTGAAATGATGCGTGAGTCACTCAATGTTTCCGCTGATTTATTAAAGAACTTTGGAAATGCGCAGGACTCGGAGAAGGTGTTGGAGCAATTTAATAATGGATTAAATCTAATTAAAACTTTAATCCCAACGTTATTCGTTCTTTCTTCCTTTTTAATTGTATTTATCATGCAGCTTGTATCCTTCCCAATTATAAAAAGATTTGGAGTTAAGGTAGAAAAATGGAAAAGCTTTAAAGACATTTCCTTGCCAAAAAGCATCATGTATTATTTTCTCCTTACTTTGCTTTTAAGCATGTTTATGAATCCTGAAGAAGGTACCTTCTGGTATATGGCAATTATCAATATGACCTACATCCTGCAATTCCTAATGGTCCTGCAAGGATATACATTTATATTTTATTACTTCGATCAAAAGGGTATTTCAAAAGCTATTTCTATAACAATAGCGATTGTCTCTTTCACCATTCCAATTTTTCTTTATATTGTAGGGATATTAGGTATAATTGACTTAGGCTTTGATTTACGAAAAGGCTTTACGAAAAAAGAGAGATGA
- the rpsR gene encoding 30S ribosomal protein S18, which translates to MAGGGRKGGRAKRRKVCYFTANGISRIDYKDVDLLKKFISERGKILPRRVTGTSAKYQRKLTVAIKRARQMALLPFVAGE; encoded by the coding sequence ATGGCAGGTGGAGGACGTAAAGGCGGACGCGCGAAGCGCCGTAAAGTGTGCTATTTTACAGCAAATGGTATCTCTCGCATCGATTATAAAGATGTAGATTTACTTAAAAAGTTTATCTCTGAGCGTGGAAAGATTTTACCACGTCGTGTAACTGGTACAAGCGCTAAATATCAGCGTAAACTAACAGTTGCAATCAAACGTGCACGTCAAATGGCATTATTACCATTCGTTGCAGGGGAATAA
- the ssb gene encoding single-stranded DNA-binding protein: protein MMNRVVLVGRLTKDPDLRYTPNGVPVATFTLAVNRPFSSQAGEREADFINCVVWRKPAENVANFLKKGSLAGVDGRIQTRNYEGQDGKRVYVTEVQAESVQFLEPKNASSGGGRSDNDHFGAPPREPQGNPYGGGNQNQRQYQNNNNNNNKGFTKVDDDPFAGNGQIDISDDDLPF, encoded by the coding sequence ATGATGAATCGTGTCGTGCTTGTTGGCCGTTTAACAAAAGATCCTGATTTGCGTTATACACCAAATGGGGTTCCTGTAGCTACTTTTACTTTAGCAGTTAACCGCCCGTTTTCTAGTCAGGCTGGTGAGCGTGAAGCAGACTTTATTAATTGTGTTGTTTGGCGAAAACCTGCTGAAAATGTGGCGAACTTCTTGAAAAAGGGCAGTCTTGCAGGTGTTGATGGCCGTATTCAAACCCGCAACTATGAAGGACAAGATGGTAAGCGTGTTTACGTTACTGAAGTTCAGGCAGAAAGTGTTCAATTTCTTGAACCTAAAAATGCATCTAGCGGCGGCGGAAGAAGCGACAACGATCACTTCGGTGCACCTCCAAGGGAACCGCAAGGAAATCCTTATGGCGGCGGCAATCAGAATCAACGTCAGTATCAAAACAACAACAATAATAATAACAAAGGTTTTACTAAAGTGGATGATGATCCGTTCGCAGGTAACGGTCAGATAGACATCTCCGATGATGATTTACCATTTTAA
- the rpsF gene encoding 30S ribosomal protein S6 produces the protein MNKYEIMYIIRPNIEDEAKKALVERFNGILLENGAETAETKDWGKRRLAYEINDFRDGYYEIVKTTSSADAVQEFSRLAKISEDIIRHLVIKEEA, from the coding sequence ATGAATAAGTACGAAATCATGTACATCATCCGCCCAAATATTGAAGATGAAGCGAAAAAAGCTCTTGTTGAGCGTTTCAACGGAATTCTTCTTGAAAACGGTGCGGAAACTGCTGAAACAAAAGATTGGGGTAAGCGTCGTTTAGCTTACGAAATCAATGATTTCCGTGATGGATATTACGAAATCGTTAAAACTACATCTTCAGCTGACGCGGTACAAGAATTTTCTCGTCTTGCGAAAATCAGCGAAGATATCATTCGCCATTTAGTAATTAAAGAAGAAGCTTAA
- the ychF gene encoding redox-regulated ATPase YchF: MALTAGIVGLPNVGKSTLFNAITQAGAESANYPFCTIDPNVGIVEVPDHRLNKLTELVQPKKTVPTAFEFTDIAGIVKGASKGEGLGNKFLSHIRQVDAICQVVRCFADDNITHVSGKVDPISDIEVINLELILADMESVEKRISRVEKLAKQKDKEAAAEFEVLSMLRDAFEAEKPARTVEFTDEQLKIAKMLHLLTIKPVLYVANVGEDDVANPTENEYVQKVREFAAADNAEVIVICAKIEEEIAELEGDEKQMFLEELGIEESGLDQLIRAAYNLLGLATYFTAGVQEVRAWTFIHGMKAPQCAGIIHSDFERGFIRAETVSYDDLLAAGSYNAAKEAGKVRLEGKEYLVKDGDVIHFRFNV, encoded by the coding sequence ATGGCATTAACAGCAGGAATTGTAGGGCTGCCGAATGTTGGTAAGTCTACATTATTTAATGCAATCACACAGGCTGGGGCTGAATCAGCTAACTATCCGTTCTGTACGATTGATCCAAACGTAGGAATTGTGGAAGTACCAGACCACCGTCTAAATAAATTGACTGAGCTTGTTCAGCCGAAAAAGACAGTTCCCACTGCATTTGAATTTACCGATATCGCAGGAATTGTCAAGGGTGCAAGTAAAGGTGAAGGATTAGGAAATAAATTCTTATCTCATATTCGTCAAGTAGACGCGATTTGTCAGGTTGTCCGCTGCTTTGCAGATGATAATATTACTCACGTTTCAGGGAAAGTTGATCCAATTTCAGATATAGAGGTCATTAACTTAGAGTTAATTCTTGCGGATATGGAATCTGTAGAGAAACGGATAAGCCGTGTTGAAAAACTAGCGAAGCAAAAAGATAAAGAGGCAGCGGCTGAGTTTGAAGTGCTTTCTATGCTTCGTGATGCTTTTGAAGCTGAGAAGCCAGCACGGACGGTTGAATTTACCGATGAACAGTTGAAAATTGCAAAAATGCTTCATCTTTTAACGATTAAGCCCGTTCTATATGTGGCGAACGTTGGTGAAGATGATGTAGCGAATCCAACAGAGAACGAATATGTTCAAAAGGTTCGTGAGTTTGCAGCCGCAGACAATGCTGAAGTTATCGTGATTTGTGCAAAGATTGAAGAAGAAATTGCTGAGCTTGAAGGCGATGAAAAGCAAATGTTCCTTGAGGAACTTGGAATTGAAGAATCCGGACTTGATCAATTAATTCGTGCGGCTTATAATTTGCTTGGATTAGCTACCTACTTTACAGCAGGTGTTCAGGAGGTTCGTGCATGGACGTTTATACATGGCATGAAAGCTCCACAATGTGCGGGTATCATTCACTCTGATTTTGAACGCGGATTTATTCGTGCAGAAACAGTTTCTTATGATGACTTATTAGCAGCAGGAAGCTATAATGCCGCTAAGGAAGCTGGAAAAGTCCGTTTAGAAGGAAAAGAGTATCTAGTAAAAGATGGAGATGTCATTCACTTCCGTTTTAATGTATAA
- a CDS encoding molybdopterin-dependent oxidoreductase — MAEVLKSACPLNCWDSCGLLVSIENNKVIKVEGDPSHPITKGKICGRGRMLETRTNSPERLLYPLKKVNGEFQQISWKQALDEISLKLKEIKEQYGSTAVLHSHDYANNGILKNLDQRFFNGYGGVTEIYGSLCWGAGIEAQKWDFGDAYGHEPEDILYSKNIIIWGRNVARTNMHFYEKLLEAKKNGAKIFVIDPLYNATAKIADEYISVKPGMDGLLAAGIIKEILRLGMEDRGFIDQYTYGFEDLENLINTISLEKISEMTEVPIETIHLLAKVFTDKPTSTFMGLGLQRYKNGGNTIRLIDALVAVSGNIGIAGGGANYANLQVGQSFDVANLTKSDRKTSHRQFSIMKQAEEVLAAIDPEIKMIIVTCGNPLTQVPDSSIVEKAFSSVSTLVVIEQFMTDTAQLADYVLPTTTSFEEEDIYYSSMYHHYVNYGPKLVSAPGEAKSDLWIWTQLAQRLGFGDDFRLSREQMLQLSLLSLAEKGKTLDELKVKSSLELPVKRVPWEDFQFKTASGKYEFTSMNKGEEGKLKLAVPEESKWNNPLLAEEFPYHLLTIHPLRSNHSQNYHLLPKAPQLKIEVAENIATDMHLKAVDFVRVWNNRGEVKGYLSILPKAHPNTINIDEGMWRQFGGSVNNLTSSSESDNGLGSTLYDCLVNIEKIN; from the coding sequence ATGGCGGAAGTTCTGAAATCAGCATGTCCTTTAAATTGCTGGGACAGCTGCGGTCTTCTTGTAAGTATTGAAAATAATAAAGTAATAAAGGTTGAAGGTGACCCCTCCCACCCGATTACCAAGGGGAAAATTTGCGGCAGAGGAAGAATGCTCGAAACAAGGACCAATTCTCCTGAACGGCTTCTTTATCCTTTAAAAAAGGTAAATGGAGAGTTTCAGCAAATTTCATGGAAGCAAGCACTAGATGAAATTTCCCTTAAGTTAAAGGAAATTAAAGAACAATATGGTTCCACCGCCGTCCTCCATAGTCATGATTATGCAAACAACGGGATTCTAAAAAATTTGGACCAACGTTTTTTTAATGGATATGGCGGTGTTACAGAAATTTATGGATCACTTTGTTGGGGTGCAGGAATTGAGGCACAAAAGTGGGATTTTGGTGATGCTTATGGTCATGAACCAGAGGATATCCTATATAGTAAAAACATTATTATCTGGGGAAGAAACGTCGCGCGGACCAATATGCACTTTTATGAAAAACTCCTAGAAGCAAAGAAAAATGGAGCAAAAATTTTTGTTATTGACCCATTATATAATGCAACTGCAAAAATAGCAGATGAATATATATCAGTAAAACCGGGAATGGATGGTTTACTTGCTGCAGGTATCATAAAGGAAATTCTTCGATTAGGTATGGAAGATCGTGGATTTATTGATCAATATACGTATGGATTTGAGGATTTAGAAAACCTTATTAACACTATTTCTTTAGAAAAAATCAGTGAAATGACAGAGGTACCAATAGAAACGATCCACCTTTTAGCAAAGGTTTTTACAGATAAACCAACATCAACTTTTATGGGACTTGGACTGCAGCGATACAAGAATGGCGGAAATACTATTCGTTTGATTGACGCTCTTGTTGCGGTAAGCGGCAACATTGGAATAGCTGGCGGAGGCGCCAATTATGCAAATCTCCAAGTAGGTCAAAGCTTTGATGTTGCTAATTTAACTAAGAGTGATCGCAAAACCAGCCATAGACAGTTTTCAATTATGAAGCAAGCGGAGGAAGTGCTCGCTGCCATTGATCCAGAAATAAAGATGATTATCGTCACCTGTGGCAATCCTCTTACACAAGTTCCAGATTCATCCATCGTGGAAAAAGCTTTTTCGTCAGTTTCGACTTTGGTGGTTATTGAGCAATTTATGACTGATACAGCGCAACTGGCTGATTATGTTTTGCCAACTACAACATCATTTGAGGAAGAAGATATTTATTACTCCTCTATGTATCATCACTACGTCAATTATGGTCCGAAACTTGTTTCAGCACCTGGGGAAGCAAAATCTGATTTATGGATTTGGACACAGCTGGCACAGAGACTCGGATTTGGAGATGATTTTAGGCTATCAAGAGAGCAGATGCTTCAATTGTCTCTTCTGTCGTTAGCTGAAAAGGGAAAAACGTTGGATGAACTTAAAGTGAAAAGTTCTCTTGAATTGCCGGTAAAGCGGGTTCCATGGGAGGATTTCCAGTTTAAGACAGCTTCCGGAAAATATGAATTTACCTCTATGAACAAGGGTGAAGAAGGTAAGTTGAAATTAGCTGTTCCTGAAGAATCAAAATGGAATAATCCGCTCCTAGCCGAAGAGTTTCCGTATCACCTATTGACCATTCATCCATTAAGATCAAATCACTCACAAAACTATCATCTCCTTCCTAAAGCACCTCAGCTAAAAATAGAAGTTGCTGAAAATATTGCAACCGATATGCATTTAAAGGCTGTTGATTTTGTAAGAGTATGGAATAATCGTGGAGAAGTGAAGGGATATCTCTCCATTTTACCAAAGGCACACCCTAACACGATTAATATCGATGAAGGAATGTGGAGACAGTTTGGCGGTTCCGTTAATAACCTAACCTCAAGCAGTGAATCCGATAACGGCCTGGGCAGTACCTTGTACGATTGCCTGGTGAATATTGAAAAAATAAACTAA
- a CDS encoding DUF951 domain-containing protein, with translation MEEKEFGLNDVVEMKKQHPCGTNRWKIIRMGMDIRIKCEGCDHSVMIPRREFSRKMKKILVKHEQ, from the coding sequence ATGGAAGAAAAAGAATTTGGGTTAAATGATGTTGTTGAGATGAAAAAACAGCATCCATGTGGGACGAACCGTTGGAAAATTATTCGCATGGGGATGGATATTCGCATCAAATGTGAAGGCTGCGATCATAGTGTAATGATCCCAAGGCGTGAGTTTTCTCGGAAAATGAAGAAAATTTTGGTGAAGCATGAGCAGTAG
- a CDS encoding mechanosensitive ion channel family protein, with protein MSSTQRIIQRFIDKFQNEDTWLAIGEGLLKIIAIMIVAKILIKLGSLAIDNIFKIRTRSPLKTSERREETLSKLLDNVLTYVVYFISFMMILSVLTIDVKALIAGAGVVGLAVGFGAQSLVKDVISGFFIIFEDQFSVGDHVRIDQFEGTVQTIGLRTTKLKSWTGEVHILPNGSIIQVTNFSLNNSLAIIDISVAYEEDIEKTQKVIKDLLEKMPEQYEELTKAPELLGIQTLGPSEIVLRIVAETLPMKHAGVSRNIKRDVKECLDAHGIEIPYPRMVMYSKNSGNITEPGV; from the coding sequence ATGAGTTCTACTCAAAGGATTATTCAAAGATTTATTGATAAATTCCAAAATGAAGATACATGGTTAGCTATAGGGGAAGGTTTACTTAAAATCATTGCCATTATGATCGTTGCTAAGATTTTAATTAAGTTAGGCAGTTTAGCCATTGATAATATTTTTAAAATAAGAACGCGTTCTCCACTTAAGACTTCTGAACGCAGAGAAGAGACATTATCAAAGCTTCTTGATAATGTACTTACATATGTTGTCTATTTTATTTCTTTTATGATGATTCTTTCTGTCTTAACCATCGATGTAAAAGCGCTGATTGCCGGGGCTGGAGTTGTCGGACTCGCCGTTGGTTTTGGAGCGCAGAGTCTTGTCAAAGATGTAATAAGCGGTTTCTTTATCATTTTTGAAGATCAGTTTTCAGTTGGTGATCACGTTCGAATTGACCAATTTGAAGGAACCGTTCAAACGATTGGTTTGCGAACAACAAAGTTAAAAAGCTGGACAGGAGAAGTTCATATTCTTCCGAATGGGAGTATCATTCAAGTAACAAATTTCTCTTTAAATAACAGCCTTGCAATCATCGATATATCGGTTGCATATGAAGAAGATATTGAAAAAACGCAAAAGGTCATTAAGGATTTACTTGAAAAAATGCCTGAACAATACGAAGAATTAACGAAAGCACCTGAGCTTTTAGGTATCCAAACCTTGGGACCATCAGAGATTGTTTTGAGAATTGTTGCTGAAACCTTGCCAATGAAGCATGCAGGTGTTTCAAGGAATATAAAAAGAGATGTTAAAGAATGTTTAGATGCGCATGGAATTGAAATTCCATATCCGCGTATGGTCATGTACTCAAAGAATTCTGGAAATATCACTGAACCTGGTGTTTAA
- the yyaC gene encoding spore protease YyaC, with translation MNLKPSFLDRRANTQRIPHDDFQAAENLSMELLKFLPRYAERPIIFVCIGTDRSTGDSLGPLVGSLLEEKDISSFHVYGTLDEPIHAVNLNERLQEITIKHHDPYIIGIDACLGRMKNVGVIQVGDGPVKPGAGVNKELPAVGNIHITGIVNVSGFMEFFVLQNTRLNLVMKMAKTIANGIYQASILHTKGRLQELTQQEQKKTN, from the coding sequence ATGAATCTGAAACCTAGTTTCTTGGATAGGAGGGCTAATACACAGCGAATACCTCATGATGATTTTCAAGCTGCTGAAAATCTTTCAATGGAACTATTAAAGTTCCTGCCCAGGTATGCGGAGCGGCCGATCATTTTTGTTTGTATTGGAACTGACCGCTCAACTGGAGATTCACTAGGGCCGCTTGTGGGATCACTTCTAGAGGAGAAGGACATATCTTCCTTTCATGTGTATGGTACTCTAGATGAGCCCATTCATGCAGTAAATCTAAATGAACGTTTACAAGAAATAACAATAAAACATCATGATCCCTATATTATTGGGATTGATGCCTGTTTAGGACGAATGAAAAATGTTGGTGTTATCCAGGTAGGTGATGGCCCGGTTAAACCTGGGGCTGGTGTAAATAAGGAGCTTCCTGCAGTTGGAAATATCCACATAACCGGTATCGTCAATGTCAGCGGCTTTATGGAGTTCTTTGTCTTACAAAATACACGCCTTAACCTGGTTATGAAAATGGCAAAAACAATTGCAAATGGTATTTATCAGGCAAGCATTCTTCATACAAAAGGAAGACTGCAAGAACTAACACAGCAAGAGCAGAAAAAGACTAATTAA
- a CDS encoding DUF554 domain-containing protein yields the protein MFLLGTLVNGLLIIIGVIIGKLLNRIPESMRTTVMYAIGLSVIVLGLQMGIKSENFLIVIISLVMGAVFGELMQLEEKLNQLGLWLERKMGSVGSTGKGSIAEGFVTATLIFVIGAMAIIGALDSGIRGDHDVLYTKGLIDGFTSIILTTTLGVGVIFSAIPVMLYQGIIALFATQINTFIPQVLMDQFIVEMTATGGVMIFAIGLNLTGLVKIKVANLLPAIAVTGLIVTILYLYNLYL from the coding sequence ATGTTTTTATTAGGAACGCTTGTAAATGGATTGTTAATCATTATTGGGGTAATTATTGGTAAACTCTTGAACCGAATTCCTGAAAGCATGAGAACAACAGTCATGTATGCGATTGGCTTGTCGGTGATAGTGCTCGGATTACAGATGGGAATAAAAAGTGAAAATTTTTTGATTGTAATTATCAGCTTGGTTATGGGGGCTGTTTTTGGCGAGCTCATGCAATTAGAAGAAAAGCTGAATCAACTCGGGCTGTGGCTGGAAAGGAAAATGGGTTCTGTCGGTTCAACTGGAAAAGGAAGTATTGCAGAAGGATTTGTTACAGCAACTTTAATCTTTGTCATTGGGGCTATGGCAATCATTGGGGCACTTGACAGTGGTATTCGCGGGGATCACGATGTATTGTATACAAAAGGGCTCATAGATGGTTTCACTTCAATTATTTTAACTACTACTCTTGGGGTAGGAGTTATTTTTTCAGCCATACCAGTCATGCTCTATCAAGGAATCATTGCATTATTTGCCACTCAAATTAATACATTTATTCCCCAAGTATTGATGGATCAATTTATTGTTGAAATGACAGCAACAGGCGGTGTCATGATTTTTGCCATCGGTCTAAATCTAACAGGACTAGTGAAAATTAAAGTAGCAAACCTCCTCCCTGCTATTGCTGTGACAGGGCTTATCGTTACAATTCTTTATCTATATAATCTTTATTTGTAG